The following proteins are encoded in a genomic region of Anaerolineae bacterium:
- a CDS encoding Branched-chain amino acid transport system permease protein LivM, with protein MMKLDRQTLGFWIVLLGLIILVQILVSAGILSPFWETLLKIGAVMSIVSLGLNLIYGFNGQFSLGQWGFYAIGAYAAADVTYRWAQMKNASGLMVLLLVVLLVGGALFLIAKLVSRMRGLDPLSAFALYIVGVLIAAFLGVQLGNQLINPVTQALSALPPGLAMQIVYLLAVLLGGFLAAEVSYLFGLPVLTLGSDYFGIATLGFTIIVKVLLDNSDTLLGFEEMKGARGMVGIPKTTSWLWVALFLILVIILLRNLLHSSYGRAIVSVREDEIAAKAMGIDVAQQKTFAFVLGSFLAGLAGGLYAHINGFLHPNTFNFIKSFDPMIIVVFGGLGSVSGTIMAAFTWALVLEGFLRILLPAGFETWRFVVYPLFLLVMMLLRPQGLFGGFEFPYLRQILPKPYVPRTQEQIALVHAVEEAPEGD; from the coding sequence ATGATGAAACTCGATCGTCAAACGCTCGGCTTCTGGATTGTATTGCTGGGTCTAATCATCCTTGTCCAGATTCTCGTCAGTGCGGGTATTCTGAGCCCGTTTTGGGAGACTTTACTCAAGATTGGCGCCGTCATGTCCATTGTCAGTCTGGGGCTCAATCTGATTTATGGTTTTAACGGCCAGTTCTCCCTGGGACAGTGGGGGTTTTATGCCATCGGCGCTTATGCTGCTGCGGATGTAACCTATCGCTGGGCACAAATGAAAAATGCTTCAGGGTTAATGGTCTTGCTGCTGGTAGTCCTGCTGGTAGGCGGTGCTCTTTTCTTGATTGCAAAACTGGTCAGCCGTATGCGCGGCTTAGACCCTCTCTCAGCGTTTGCCCTTTACATCGTTGGTGTTCTGATCGCAGCTTTTCTTGGCGTACAACTCGGCAACCAGCTGATCAACCCCGTCACTCAAGCCCTGAGCGCACTGCCCCCCGGCCTTGCCATGCAAATCGTTTATCTACTGGCTGTATTGCTGGGTGGCTTTTTGGCTGCGGAAGTCAGCTATCTGTTTGGCCTTCCAGTCTTAACTCTGGGCTCGGATTACTTCGGTATAGCCACCCTTGGCTTCACCATTATCGTTAAAGTCTTGCTTGATAACTCCGATACGTTGCTCGGCTTCGAAGAAATGAAAGGTGCCCGCGGTATGGTTGGAATCCCAAAAACCACCTCCTGGCTTTGGGTTGCCCTTTTCCTCATTCTGGTGATCATCCTGCTTCGCAACTTGCTTCACTCCAGCTACGGTCGAGCAATTGTTTCCGTGCGAGAAGATGAAATCGCTGCCAAGGCCATGGGCATTGATGTTGCCCAACAAAAGACCTTCGCCTTCGTTTTAGGGAGTTTCCTGGCAGGGTTAGCCGGTGGTTTGTACGCTCACATAAACGGTTTCTTGCATCCCAACACTTTTAACTTTATTAAATCATTTGATCCAATGATCATCGTTGTGTTTGGTGGTTTAGGAAGTGTCTCAGGGACAATTATGGCAGCATTTACCTGGGCATTGGTGCTAGAGGGTTTCTTGCGCATCTTACTCCCGGCAGGCTTTGAAACCTGGCGATTTGTTGTTTACCCGCTCTTCCTGTTAGTGATGATGCTTCTCCGTCCGCAGGGTCTTTTTGGTGGCTTTGAATTCCCTTACCTCCGTCAAATCTTACCCAAACCCTATGTTCCCCGGACTCAGGAACAAATCGCCCTGGTACATGCTGTAGAAGAAGCGCCGGAAGGAGACTAA
- a CDS encoding High-affinity branched-chain amino acid transport system permease protein LivH, with product MNDEQMTLIQRIIKGKWIGKGFLALLALAVIWWVGGKAIQSPSLFFQQIINGIQLGFVYALIALGYTMVYGIVRLINFAHGDVFMFGAFVSYFSVALFQLHLWPVRAIPTLPPIIGIIIGTISVIILSMVSCAILAMTIERIAYKPLRDAPRISALITAIGVSFFLEYFGALPFVFTPNFITYKRPFEIVTWYIQGGIHRLEPGAEAPPGSVIFSNVLIIIILVSILLLIGLNYIVRRTKIGKAMRATAYDKPTSRLMGINVDGVISTTFAIGASLAGAAGVLYATAYPQVVFWMGIIPGLKAFVAAVLGGIGSIPGAFVGALIMGQAEVISAGYISTPMRDAVAFTILILVLLIRPTGIFGEPEREKA from the coding sequence ATGAATGATGAACAGATGACCTTAATTCAGCGCATCATTAAGGGCAAGTGGATTGGAAAAGGATTCTTAGCACTTTTAGCATTAGCAGTTATCTGGTGGGTTGGGGGTAAAGCGATCCAAAGTCCCTCTTTGTTTTTTCAACAGATTATCAATGGCATTCAATTAGGGTTTGTTTACGCCCTGATCGCTCTTGGTTACACCATGGTATATGGGATTGTCCGCCTGATCAATTTTGCCCATGGTGATGTCTTTATGTTTGGCGCCTTCGTCAGCTATTTCTCGGTAGCCCTATTTCAACTCCACTTGTGGCCTGTTCGGGCGATTCCGACTTTACCCCCCATCATCGGGATTATCATCGGAACAATCTCAGTCATTATCCTCTCCATGGTCTCTTGCGCCATTTTAGCCATGACCATCGAGAGAATCGCCTATAAACCCCTGCGCGACGCCCCTAGAATCTCTGCCTTAATTACAGCTATCGGTGTATCGTTTTTTCTGGAATATTTCGGTGCCCTGCCGTTCGTTTTTACGCCCAATTTCATTACCTATAAGCGGCCTTTTGAGATTGTTACCTGGTATATCCAGGGTGGGATTCATCGCTTAGAGCCCGGCGCTGAAGCTCCACCAGGCAGTGTAATTTTTTCCAATGTTCTGATTATCATTATTCTGGTTTCAATCCTCCTTTTAATCGGATTAAATTACATTGTGCGCCGCACCAAAATCGGGAAAGCCATGCGGGCTACTGCGTATGATAAGCCCACCTCCCGCTTGATGGGGATTAACGTAGATGGTGTCATCTCAACAACCTTTGCCATTGGTGCCTCTCTGGCTGGCGCAGCCGGAGTTCTCTATGCAACCGCCTATCCGCAGGTCGTTTTCTGGATGGGAATCATTCCGGGTTTGAAAGCCTTCGTAGCTGCGGTTCTGGGTGGTATCGGTAGCATTCCAGGTGCCTTTGTCGGTGCCCTGATCATGGGACAGGCTGAAGTTATTTCAGCGGGATATATCTCAACCCCCATGCGTGATGCTGTGGCATTTACAATTTTGATATTGGTTCTCTTAATCCGCCCAACGGGCATCTTCGGCGAACCCGAGCGCGAGAAGGCCTAA
- a CDS encoding Branched-chain amino acid ABC transporter, amino acid-binding protein, with protein MSKRFLFIISILIVFSLTLGACAQPKPTTLKVAILAPLSGAVPTFGVSTRDGALLAIKEWNAKGGVLGRQVEAVVEDSQCEADPAVNAANKVINQDGVKYIVGEVCSKASIPVSEIAEEKGIVQISPTSTNPNVTLKADGSTKQYVFRACFIDPFQGLVGASFAINELGAKTAFIILDQGNDYVRGLAENFEQAFTEKGGQIVGKETYTSQDTDFSAILAKVAEAKPDVVYLPDYYNIVNLVTAQAKEKGITAPFLGGDGWDSAELDRAAADGGYFTNHYSEQDTREIVQQWVKNYQAEYGSVPDALATLAYDAMNLLLAAIQNAGVDDPAKVKDAMASIKWEAVSGTITFDQYHNPIKSAVILQVKDGQVKYVTTVAP; from the coding sequence ATGTCAAAAAGATTCCTATTCATCATTAGTATTCTCATTGTATTCAGCTTAACTTTGGGTGCCTGCGCACAACCCAAGCCAACCACACTCAAAGTTGCCATCCTGGCACCGTTGAGCGGCGCAGTACCGACCTTCGGCGTTTCGACTCGCGATGGCGCTTTGCTCGCAATTAAGGAATGGAATGCCAAGGGTGGTGTCTTGGGACGCCAGGTCGAAGCAGTTGTTGAAGACAGCCAGTGCGAAGCCGACCCTGCCGTGAACGCGGCCAACAAAGTCATTAATCAAGATGGCGTAAAATATATCGTTGGAGAAGTCTGCTCCAAAGCATCCATCCCGGTCTCTGAAATCGCCGAAGAGAAAGGTATCGTCCAGATCAGCCCCACATCAACCAATCCAAATGTTACCTTGAAAGCCGATGGAAGCACCAAACAATACGTCTTCCGCGCGTGCTTCATCGATCCCTTCCAGGGTTTGGTTGGCGCCTCCTTTGCCATCAATGAACTGGGCGCTAAGACCGCATTCATCATCCTCGATCAGGGTAATGACTACGTCCGCGGTCTGGCAGAAAACTTTGAGCAAGCCTTCACCGAAAAAGGTGGGCAAATTGTTGGCAAAGAGACCTACACCTCCCAGGATACCGACTTCTCAGCTATTCTGGCTAAAGTAGCGGAAGCCAAACCGGATGTTGTCTATCTACCGGATTATTACAACATCGTGAACCTGGTTACCGCTCAAGCCAAAGAGAAAGGTATTACTGCTCCATTCCTGGGTGGGGATGGTTGGGATTCGGCAGAGCTTGACCGCGCCGCTGCAGATGGTGGTTACTTTACCAACCACTACTCCGAACAAGACACCCGCGAAATCGTGCAACAATGGGTAAAGAACTATCAGGCTGAATACGGCTCGGTGCCCGACGCATTAGCAACCCTTGCCTACGATGCCATGAATCTCCTTTTGGCTGCAATCCAAAACGCCGGCGTGGATGATCCCGCCAAAGTGAAGGACGCCATGGCAAGCATCAAATGGGAGGCTGTTTCGGGAACCATCACGTTCGACCAGTATCATAACCCCATCAAGTCTGCCGTCATCCTTCAGGTCAAAGACGGTCAGGTCAAATACGTCACCACCGTTGCACCATAA
- a CDS encoding Dodecin, protein MSNPVYKMIEITGTSPVGIEDAVQNALKRAAKTVREMKWLEVVEVRGRIDEDHVGQWQVTVKIGFTVLEDEEEDD, encoded by the coding sequence ATGTCAAACCCTGTATATAAAATGATTGAGATTACCGGGACATCTCCGGTCGGGATCGAAGATGCTGTTCAGAATGCACTTAAACGAGCAGCAAAAACTGTGCGTGAAATGAAGTGGTTAGAAGTGGTTGAGGTGCGCGGTCGCATCGACGAAGATCATGTTGGTCAATGGCAGGTGACCGTCAAGATCGGTTTTACTGTCCTCGAAGATGAAGAGGAGGATGATTAG
- a CDS encoding Transcriptional regulator, TetR family translates to MTRDEILEAAAQIFRQKGYHAASMQDIADAVKLQKASLYHHVNSKQDILLALLDRALDLLIEGMEKVLALDLAPEEKLRQAMLVYLQIMLEQRDLSSVLLLEYRSLEPEYRQRHIRRRDLYESLWRNLLVEGAEQGVFKVSDVALVSRFLLGVMNWTITWYREDGPLTPAQLAQECANLFVLGLKRRKSEDEQ, encoded by the coding sequence ATGACACGCGATGAAATCCTTGAAGCTGCAGCGCAGATCTTCCGTCAAAAGGGCTATCACGCCGCATCAATGCAGGATATAGCCGATGCGGTAAAGCTGCAAAAAGCCAGCCTCTATCACCATGTCAATAGCAAACAAGACATTCTGCTGGCTTTGTTAGATCGAGCACTGGATTTGTTGATCGAAGGGATGGAAAAGGTTCTGGCATTGGATCTGGCACCGGAGGAGAAGCTACGTCAGGCGATGCTCGTCTATCTCCAGATCATGCTGGAACAGCGAGATTTATCCTCGGTGTTACTATTAGAGTATCGTTCTTTGGAGCCAGAGTACCGTCAGCGGCACATCCGGCGTCGTGATCTATATGAGTCTTTATGGCGCAATCTGTTAGTTGAGGGGGCTGAACAAGGAGTCTTTAAGGTTTCAGATGTTGCCCTTGTTTCTCGTTTCCTTTTGGGTGTGATGAATTGGACGATTACCTGGTATCGCGAAGACGGTCCGTTAACCCCAGCCCAACTGGCTCAGGAATGTGCGAACCTGTTTGTGCTGGGTTTGAAAAGACGAAAGAGCGAAGATGAGCAATGA
- a CDS encoding Butyryl-CoA dehydrogenase: MYSFEPSEEQKMLIDAINRFAVNDLRRKAHDADEEYGYPKEVIEKGWELGVLQASIPEAYGGFGEHSVLTGVLAAEEMAYGDFAATLAVLTPALFALPILACGSEEQKQTYLPPIAEGEWQPYTAACIEPFFDFDLLEMRTTAEQKYGAYLLRGEKIYVPFANEAEQMIVYANLNGQTQGFILDCNASGVTIGERQKTMGINALPIYKVTLEDVLVPAERRLGGIEGHDPTPIFDSMHLAMAAMALGVSRAAFEYSRDYAKEREVFGVKVAQKQAIAFMLAEMATEIEAIRLLTWEAAWMVDNKKEAASKQAYLAHVGAMDMAMMVTDRAVQILGGHGYIREHPVELWMRNGRGFAMLTGLGMI; encoded by the coding sequence ATGTATTCGTTTGAACCCTCTGAAGAACAAAAAATGTTGATTGATGCCATCAACCGCTTTGCTGTCAACGATTTACGCCGTAAAGCGCATGATGCCGATGAAGAGTATGGCTACCCGAAAGAGGTTATCGAGAAGGGATGGGAACTGGGAGTCTTACAAGCCTCAATTCCGGAAGCGTATGGGGGCTTTGGCGAACATTCGGTCTTGACCGGCGTTCTCGCTGCCGAGGAAATGGCATACGGTGATTTCGCGGCGACATTGGCTGTGTTAACGCCAGCACTGTTTGCCTTACCCATCCTTGCCTGTGGGAGCGAAGAGCAAAAACAAACTTATCTGCCACCCATTGCTGAAGGGGAATGGCAGCCATATACCGCAGCCTGTATTGAACCCTTTTTCGACTTTGATCTGCTCGAGATGCGCACCACTGCAGAACAGAAATATGGAGCATACCTCTTGCGAGGAGAAAAAATCTATGTGCCATTCGCCAACGAAGCTGAACAAATGATCGTCTATGCCAATTTGAATGGCCAAACGCAAGGGTTTATTCTCGACTGCAACGCTTCAGGGGTAACCATCGGTGAGCGTCAGAAAACGATGGGCATTAATGCCCTGCCAATTTATAAAGTCACCCTGGAAGACGTTCTTGTGCCAGCCGAGCGACGCCTGGGTGGCATCGAAGGGCATGATCCCACGCCGATTTTCGATTCGATGCACCTGGCGATGGCAGCGATGGCGCTCGGGGTCAGTCGGGCGGCGTTTGAATATTCGCGTGATTATGCCAAAGAACGGGAGGTCTTTGGCGTTAAAGTTGCGCAAAAGCAAGCTATTGCCTTTATGCTGGCTGAAATGGCAACCGAGATCGAGGCGATCCGCTTGCTGACCTGGGAAGCAGCCTGGATGGTAGATAACAAGAAAGAAGCAGCGAGCAAGCAAGCCTATCTGGCGCATGTCGGAGCGATGGATATGGCCATGATGGTTACCGACCGGGCAGTGCAAATTTTAGGTGGTCATGGATATATTCGCGAACATCCGGTCGAACTCTGGATGCGGAACGGGCGTGGTTTTGCCATGCTCACCGGCCTGGGAATGATCTGA
- a CDS encoding putative acyl-CoA dehydrogenase, whose product MIEFEMPKPIAQQSYVLQTVAENMMRPVSRYFDEHEHEIPWDYINFMHMAMRATGAGSLAPPPEKKKEGEETEEKKEKRPPIGYQMLAFMLEMLSWGDVGIYLCTPGGGLGAAAVEAAGTPEQKQKFLARFREEKPVFAAMAMTEPHCGSDTSAIRTTAVLDKNTNEWVLNGEKIFVTAGQKSLEESNGFVVVWATIDPSAGRAGMRSFVVEAGTPGVKVTKLEHKLGIRASDTASIVLQDARVPFENILGSPEIQPDTSKGFKGAMATFDATRPLVAATGVGVARATLELVKELLAKQGIEIRYGLPRAKLTNVEREIIDMEVMLRSAWLLVIKSVWMADNRKPNPLEASMAKLRAGDIVTRITQKAMELMGPIAYSRDYLLEKWFRDAKITDIYEGTGQINRLVVARNILGYSGRELR is encoded by the coding sequence ATGATTGAGTTTGAGATGCCGAAACCGATTGCTCAACAGAGCTATGTCCTGCAAACCGTGGCTGAAAATATGATGCGGCCGGTCTCGCGTTATTTCGATGAACACGAACATGAAATCCCGTGGGATTACATCAACTTTATGCATATGGCAATGCGTGCCACCGGTGCAGGTTCTCTGGCTCCTCCACCCGAGAAGAAAAAAGAGGGTGAGGAAACAGAGGAAAAGAAGGAAAAACGGCCTCCGATTGGCTATCAGATGCTTGCCTTCATGTTGGAAATGCTTTCGTGGGGGGATGTCGGTATCTATCTGTGTACGCCTGGAGGAGGACTGGGGGCTGCAGCCGTTGAAGCTGCCGGCACGCCAGAGCAAAAGCAGAAATTCCTGGCTCGTTTTCGCGAAGAGAAACCGGTCTTCGCGGCTATGGCCATGACGGAACCCCATTGCGGTTCGGATACTTCTGCTATCCGGACCACAGCGGTTTTGGATAAGAACACCAACGAATGGGTGTTGAATGGCGAAAAGATCTTCGTCACCGCCGGGCAGAAGTCGCTCGAAGAGAGCAATGGTTTTGTGGTTGTCTGGGCGACCATTGATCCGAGTGCAGGGAGAGCGGGAATGCGCTCCTTTGTGGTTGAAGCGGGTACGCCTGGCGTTAAGGTGACCAAACTGGAACACAAGTTGGGGATTCGAGCGAGTGATACCGCTTCGATTGTTCTTCAAGATGCACGTGTGCCATTTGAGAATATTCTCGGTAGCCCTGAAATCCAGCCTGATACCAGCAAGGGTTTCAAAGGCGCTATGGCGACATTTGACGCAACGCGACCATTGGTTGCGGCTACTGGAGTGGGAGTGGCTCGAGCGACACTCGAGTTGGTTAAGGAACTGCTGGCTAAACAGGGAATCGAGATCCGGTATGGCCTACCACGCGCCAAGTTAACCAATGTCGAACGCGAGATCATCGACATGGAAGTCATGCTGCGCTCAGCATGGTTGTTGGTGATCAAATCGGTCTGGATGGCTGATAATCGCAAACCCAATCCGCTCGAGGCCTCGATGGCGAAATTGCGCGCTGGAGACATCGTAACCCGTATCACCCAGAAGGCTATGGAGTTAATGGGGCCCATTGCCTATTCGCGAGACTACCTGCTAGAGAAGTGGTTCCGCGATGCAAAGATTACGGATATCTACGAAGGGACGGGTCAAATCAATCGCTTAGTCGTAGCACGCAATATTCTCGGTTACTCAGGCCGAGAATTGCGGTAG
- a CDS encoding Enoyl-CoA hydratase [isoleucine degradation], with translation MKYHIKHAVVVGAGTMGAAIAAHLANAGVRVTLLDIVPDRLTPEEEAKGLTLSSPEVRNRIVREGFERALKARPANFFTPDHANLIRLGNLEDDFDCVSQADWVIEVIVENLAIKRQLMERIDQVRSAYTIVSTNTSGIPVTSIAEGRSEGFRQHFLGTHFFNPPRYLKLLEVIPTQDTLPEVVEFISHFGEYHLGKGIVLCKDTPNFIANRVAFGSAAFALDYILENDYTVEEVDAITGPPIGNPKTATFRLMDLVGIDVWEHVGRNLAPAIPHDTHAQKYLNSERVNQLIRKMVSEGWLGNKSKQGFYKEVRTADGKKEFWALNLKTLEYEPPQKPRFESIGKIKDEEDLGKRLKVLLEAQDRAGQLVRALTYQSFAYASERIPEIADTPKPIDDAMRWGFGREAGPFETWDMLGVPQTAQAMKEAGFPPASWVDEMLANGFTSFYQIENGTKVGVYHPAKKTYQPLPPHPSAIVLAEQKSAGKQLKVNPGASLIDLGDGVLCVEFHTKVNALDDDIFNMILEAMDLAEKDYEGIVIGNDAEQFSAGANIFMIVMAAQSGMWDTLDAAVRKMQSMNMRMRYFTKPVVIAPAGLAIGGGCEVMMHGSRVVAHAELYSGLVEIGVGVIPAGGGTKELVRRILTPPMRTQNAEALPFLQRIFETIGMAKVATSAEEARQFGFLTPADRVVMNRSHLLAEAKREVLHLVADGYRPPLPEKIYAAGRDALAALRVGVYMMNQGGYITDHERLIGEKLAYVMCGGELSRPAWVDEQYFLDLEREAFLSLCGEEKTQQRLWHMLQTGKPLRN, from the coding sequence ATGAAATACCACATCAAACACGCGGTGGTCGTTGGCGCGGGGACAATGGGCGCTGCCATTGCCGCCCACTTAGCCAATGCGGGAGTTCGAGTAACACTATTGGATATTGTGCCTGATCGCCTGACACCCGAAGAAGAAGCCAAGGGGTTGACTCTCTCTTCTCCTGAAGTACGTAACCGGATTGTGCGTGAAGGGTTTGAACGCGCTTTGAAGGCCCGACCGGCGAATTTTTTCACTCCCGACCATGCGAACCTGATCCGCCTGGGCAATCTGGAAGACGACTTCGACTGCGTTTCCCAAGCGGATTGGGTGATTGAGGTAATTGTAGAGAATCTCGCCATCAAACGTCAACTGATGGAGCGGATTGATCAGGTACGATCAGCTTACACCATCGTCAGCACCAATACCTCTGGAATTCCGGTTACTTCGATTGCCGAAGGACGCAGCGAAGGTTTTCGCCAGCACTTTCTGGGAACGCACTTTTTCAACCCTCCTCGCTACCTGAAGTTGCTCGAAGTGATCCCTACCCAGGATACCTTACCCGAAGTGGTCGAATTTATCAGCCATTTTGGAGAATATCATCTGGGCAAGGGGATTGTCCTATGCAAGGATACGCCGAATTTTATTGCCAATCGAGTTGCGTTTGGATCGGCAGCGTTTGCTTTAGATTACATTCTCGAGAACGATTATACGGTCGAAGAAGTTGACGCAATCACTGGGCCGCCGATTGGCAATCCCAAAACAGCCACTTTTCGCCTGATGGACCTGGTTGGCATTGATGTTTGGGAACATGTTGGGCGGAATTTAGCCCCGGCAATCCCCCATGATACGCACGCCCAAAAATATCTCAATTCCGAGCGCGTCAATCAATTGATCCGCAAGATGGTATCGGAAGGCTGGCTGGGGAATAAGTCGAAACAAGGATTTTATAAAGAGGTAAGGACGGCTGATGGCAAGAAGGAGTTCTGGGCGCTGAATCTCAAAACTTTGGAGTATGAGCCGCCTCAGAAGCCGCGCTTTGAATCGATAGGAAAAATCAAAGATGAGGAAGACCTTGGAAAGCGCCTTAAAGTCCTCCTGGAAGCCCAGGATCGGGCTGGGCAATTGGTGCGCGCTCTGACCTATCAGAGCTTCGCCTATGCCTCGGAGCGCATACCGGAAATTGCGGATACGCCGAAACCGATTGACGATGCCATGCGTTGGGGTTTTGGTCGCGAGGCAGGTCCCTTTGAAACGTGGGACATGCTGGGTGTGCCCCAAACTGCGCAAGCAATGAAAGAAGCTGGCTTTCCTCCTGCCTCCTGGGTAGATGAAATGCTTGCCAACGGTTTCACCTCTTTCTATCAGATAGAAAATGGCACAAAGGTTGGGGTTTATCACCCGGCAAAGAAAACCTACCAACCGCTTCCACCCCATCCCTCTGCTATTGTCCTTGCAGAGCAGAAGAGCGCTGGGAAACAGTTGAAGGTCAATCCAGGTGCCAGCCTCATTGATCTGGGAGATGGTGTTTTGTGTGTGGAATTTCACACCAAGGTGAATGCTCTCGATGACGATATCTTTAATATGATCCTGGAAGCGATGGATCTGGCTGAAAAGGATTACGAGGGGATTGTCATCGGGAACGATGCCGAACAGTTTTCGGCGGGGGCAAATATCTTCATGATCGTGATGGCTGCCCAGAGTGGAATGTGGGATACCCTGGATGCCGCAGTGCGAAAGATGCAATCGATGAATATGCGGATGCGCTATTTCACCAAGCCGGTGGTGATTGCTCCGGCGGGCCTGGCAATTGGGGGCGGTTGTGAAGTGATGATGCATGGTAGCCGCGTGGTTGCCCATGCTGAACTTTATAGTGGTCTGGTCGAGATCGGTGTTGGCGTTATCCCGGCTGGAGGAGGTACGAAGGAGTTGGTGCGGCGCATTTTGACCCCGCCCATGCGCACCCAAAACGCCGAGGCTTTGCCTTTCTTGCAGCGCATCTTTGAAACCATCGGGATGGCAAAAGTGGCTACCAGTGCAGAAGAAGCTCGCCAATTCGGATTTCTCACCCCCGCCGATCGAGTGGTGATGAATCGCAGTCACTTGCTGGCAGAAGCCAAGCGTGAGGTGCTCCATCTGGTAGCTGATGGCTATCGTCCACCTTTGCCCGAAAAGATCTACGCAGCCGGTCGCGACGCTCTGGCTGCTTTGCGAGTCGGCGTCTACATGATGAACCAGGGTGGGTATATCACCGACCATGAACGGTTGATCGGTGAGAAACTGGCTTATGTGATGTGCGGTGGAGAACTCAGCCGGCCGGCATGGGTAGATGAGCAGTACTTCCTGGATCTGGAGAGGGAGGCTTTCCTGTCCTTGTGTGGGGAAGAAAAGACTCAACAGCGCTTATGGCATATGCTCCAGACGGGTAAGCCGTTGCGGAATTAG
- a CDS encoding 3-ketoacyl-CoA thiolase, whose product MAVKDKFRTPVIVAAARTAVGKAKRGSLATTRPDELAATVIQDLFKRVPALKPEMIDDLILGCAFPEGEQGMNVARLVGLRAGLPASVAAETINRFCSSGLQSIAHAAYAIMAGQLEVAIAGGLESMSMVPMTGFKFSPTPYLAQYHPEAFTNMGLTAENVAAKYGITRQEQDQFALQSHQKAIHAIEQGYFESQIVPVEVTNVELGADGKPVSNTFIFKVDEGPRADTSLEALAKLKPAFKEGGTVTAGNSSQMSDGAAAVVIMSQAKAEMLGIKPLVRFVAFAVGGVPPEIMGIGPVVAVPKALKLAGLSLEEIGLIELNEAFAAQSLAVIRELKLNPEILNVNGGAIALGHPLGCTGAKLTTQLIYEMKRRNVQFGMVTMCIGGGMGAAGIFENLPN is encoded by the coding sequence ATGGCTGTAAAAGACAAATTTCGAACACCAGTCATCGTAGCGGCTGCTCGAACGGCGGTTGGAAAAGCCAAACGAGGCAGTCTGGCAACCACCCGGCCAGATGAATTAGCAGCCACAGTGATTCAAGATCTATTCAAACGGGTGCCAGCCCTTAAGCCAGAGATGATTGATGACCTGATTTTGGGGTGTGCATTTCCGGAAGGCGAACAGGGAATGAACGTGGCGCGTTTGGTGGGGCTGAGGGCTGGATTGCCGGCCTCGGTTGCTGCCGAAACGATTAATCGCTTTTGTTCATCGGGTCTGCAAAGCATCGCTCACGCTGCTTATGCCATCATGGCAGGGCAGTTGGAAGTGGCCATAGCCGGTGGACTGGAGTCTATGAGTATGGTGCCAATGACCGGCTTCAAGTTTTCACCTACCCCCTATCTGGCACAATATCACCCCGAAGCTTTTACCAACATGGGGTTGACGGCCGAGAATGTGGCTGCCAAATATGGAATAACGCGCCAGGAGCAAGATCAATTTGCCTTGCAGAGCCATCAAAAAGCGATTCATGCCATTGAGCAGGGCTATTTCGAATCTCAAATCGTGCCCGTTGAAGTCACGAACGTCGAATTAGGGGCAGATGGAAAGCCTGTTAGTAATACCTTTATCTTCAAAGTGGATGAAGGCCCGCGCGCAGACACCAGCCTGGAGGCTTTAGCAAAACTCAAGCCGGCTTTCAAAGAAGGAGGGACGGTGACGGCAGGCAACTCTTCTCAAATGTCTGATGGGGCAGCAGCTGTGGTTATCATGTCACAAGCAAAGGCTGAAATGTTAGGAATCAAGCCCCTGGTTAGGTTTGTCGCGTTTGCTGTAGGGGGTGTGCCACCGGAAATTATGGGAATTGGACCGGTCGTTGCAGTGCCGAAAGCGCTTAAGTTAGCCGGGTTGAGCCTTGAGGAGATTGGTTTGATTGAACTCAATGAAGCCTTTGCTGCTCAATCCCTGGCGGTCATTCGCGAATTAAAGTTGAACCCCGAAATCTTGAATGTAAACGGCGGAGCGATTGCGTTAGGTCATCCTTTAGGGTGCACTGGGGCAAAGTTAACCACGCAACTGATCTACGAAATGAAACGGCGTAATGTACAATTTGGAATGGTGACCATGTGTATCGGCGGTGGCATGGGCGCAGCCGGTATTTTTGAAAATCTTCCCAATTGA
- a CDS encoding Sterol-binding — MAEFTVQQLIDNHPKAFLPEKAQGVNAVIQYHLTGEEGGDYIITIKDGTCSVASGVAENPTMTLTADAQDFKDVLTGKANGMQYFMQGRLKLAGDLNLAMKLTQFFKMG, encoded by the coding sequence ATGGCAGAATTTACCGTTCAACAACTCATTGATAACCATCCAAAGGCGTTTCTCCCCGAGAAAGCTCAAGGGGTGAATGCGGTGATCCAGTATCATCTCACCGGAGAAGAAGGAGGCGACTACATAATCACTATCAAGGATGGCACTTGCAGCGTGGCCAGCGGTGTGGCTGAGAACCCCACGATGACTTTGACAGCCGACGCTCAGGATTTCAAAGACGTCCTGACCGGCAAGGCAAATGGAATGCAGTATTTCATGCAGGGCAGGCTTAAATTAGCCGGCGATCTAAACCTGGCAATGAAACTGACCCAGTTCTTCAAGATGGGGTGA